taaataagtcaaaattttataatttatttttataactttttatataaactataattttaacaaatatttcataataaaaacaataaaaaatataacaatataataaaaatatttattaaagatatgaaataatttaatagttaattatgagatataggaaaaatcaatacttaaaagttttatctatttcttttatatatttaataaatttcaatCTACCTtaatattattttgtttttattattttaaaatgatttcgtaataataataacttattattattattataaaaaaagaaTAACTTatggttattaaaaaaaaaacttatagccATTAAAGTTACTAATTTGACAGTAATTATCAatttatttgataaaaatttattgttaatattttagagttttaatattttaaataataatttaaaattcttttaattgaaaaataattttttttaattaataataatttaatgacccaattatttaaaaaataatttaataacataATTAAATTTAGTATAAACTTTCTTAATTTCTTTTGCTAGTGCATAGCACAAGGTACTTCACTAATTAAAGCTTATATTATgacgaatttcaaaaatattttaataatttatccaAAGAATTTAATATGTTTTGTCATGAGGAAATTCCAACCCAAATAAACTAAAACAAGCTTAGTTTTGCTAACCAACCTGTTATTTATAACATTAAAAAAAAGGCTAATGACTTTTATCAATCTTGTCATTTCCTCTAAAAACAATGCCATTTCCTCACAAGCATATTCCCCTCCGTCCATATATTTCCTATTGTCCTTCAACCCTTGAAAACCATAACACCAAAAATAGCCATGTCCACCAATTTTCTCTTCTTCGTCTCCAGCTTAATTCTTCTATATGTTGCCTACACCATCCCTAGACAAGAACCAAAGCAAACTAACCTTGTAGTCTATGTGCATGACTACTTTACCGGCCTCGACAGTTCAGCAATCACTGTCGCCGGGAAAAGTGGGCCCAACTTTCACATCCTACAATTTGGGACGGTTGCAGTGGTTGATGACCCAGTTACTGAAGGGCCCAGTATTGAATCCAGGGAGATTGGTAGGGCTCAAGGGACCTACATAAATTCTCAGCTTGATGGGAAGGGCCTGTATATGGTGTTTTCTCTGATTTTCACAGATGGGGAGCATAAAGGGAGCACCTTGGAAATCCAAGGATCTGATATATTTTCAATGAAGGAGAGGGAATTTGGGATTGTTTCTGGGACGGGCTTTTTTAGGTTTGTTAAGGGGTATGGTACTATGCAAACTGAGCTCATGGATATTCCTAATTTGAGAGCTATTATCAAGCTCAATGTTACTGTTAAGCATTattaataagatttttttttcatttgtgttaattgtttttttttttttttttaaattatctttttttttacatataaatTTCATAGAGAAAAAAAGGGATTATTGGGTTTAAATCTATTATATTCTGCATGACAAGATAAATATTCTCAGTACTTCTGGGTTGGGTTTCCACCAATTTCTCTGGGTAATAAGGGGATGCCCATTAGGCCCAAACAGAATATAAATATCTTTCATAAGCGCGAAAGTTAACGGATAATATCTGTTCCTTGTTTCCGTGCCTCTGTCTATTGACATGGCCTTCAGCTTATGCATTAATGCTACAGTTTTACCTCAACAGCAAGGTCttctcttccttcttcttcttctatctcTCTTTTCCCTGTACTTCTAAGGATAGTTTTAGAGTTTGTAGCttctatttttatcatttcaggaAAAGcaggtcacaggaacagtagatgTCTTGAAAGTGTCAGAAACCTTGTGAGAAAATTTGAGGTTCCTTCAGTTGTGTGTGCTCCACAGGAATCACTGCAAAAGGGCAACTGGGTCAAGCTTATATGCGGTGCAAGCTTTGAGGTATCAAGAATTCTAAAACCCTTGTATGTCAAAAACTTCAAATTGTTTCAACTCTCCAATATCAAAAGCTTATTTCCCTTTCTTTGTCTCTAGGATGCTGTTGATATCAGGAATCTCTCTTTGGTTTACACTTTAGCCGGAGGTT
The Hevea brasiliensis isolate MT/VB/25A 57/8 chromosome 15, ASM3005281v1, whole genome shotgun sequence genome window above contains:
- the LOC110644904 gene encoding dirigent protein 11, which codes for MSTNFLFFVSSLILLYVAYTIPRQEPKQTNLVVYVHDYFTGLDSSAITVAGKSGPNFHILQFGTVAVVDDPVTEGPSIESREIGRAQGTYINSQLDGKGLYMVFSLIFTDGEHKGSTLEIQGSDIFSMKEREFGIVSGTGFFRFVKGYGTMQTELMDIPNLRAIIKLNVTVKHY